The Benincasa hispida cultivar B227 chromosome 11, ASM972705v1, whole genome shotgun sequence genome has a segment encoding these proteins:
- the LOC120090803 gene encoding uncharacterized protein LOC120090803 — protein sequence MLQQYDIVYVPQRVVKGQALADFLADHPIPSNWELSEDLSDDEVLFRWVMFFNSETRKSGAAESIVLISLEKHMLPYSFALTELCSNNIAKYQALIIGLQMALEIGVAYIEIFGDSKLIINQLLCQYEVKHDDLKPYFTYARQLMEKFESVALEHVPRTENKKTNALANPATALTDMDNVPLNISLWRRWVIPPVGTTYGEMNSISVYLIDEEDWRQPS from the coding sequence ATGCTTCAACAGTACGACATTGTTTATGTACCACAAAGGGTAGTTAAAGGGCAGGCATTGGCTGACTTCCTGGCAGATCACCCAATTCCATCCAATTGGGAGTTAAGTGAAGACTTGTCCGATGACGAAGTTCTCTTCAGGTGGGTCATGTTCTTTAACAGTGAGACACGAAAAAGTGGTGCGGCGGAAAGTATTGTCCTCATTTCGCTAGAAAAGCACATGTTGCCTTATAGCTTCGCACTTACCGAGTTATGCTCAAACAACATCGCCAAATACCAAGCCTTGATAATTGGTCTCCAAATGGCCTTAGAGATTGGAGTAGCTTATATAGAAATCTTTGGTGactcaaagttgataatcaatcAACTCTTATGCCAGTATGAGGTGAAGCATGACGACTTGAAACCCTACTTCACTTACGCTCGCCAGTTGATGGAGAAGTTTGAAAGCGTGGCATTGGAACATGTCCCGAGGACAGAGAACAAGAAAACGAATGCCTTGGCAAACCCAGCCACTGCCTTAACGGACATGGATAATGTGCCCCTTAATATATCGCTTTGGCGGAGATGGGTTATACCTCCGGTTGGGACTACATATGGGGAAATGAATTCGATATCAGTCTACTTAATCGACGAGGAAGACTGGCGGCAGCCATCATAA
- the LOC120091472 gene encoding uncharacterized protein LOC120091472: MSDQSPPPAGESKSRPVGGTEHSWCRAVPGGTGTTVLGLLLSKPPDIPHLQSSLHTLQNLHPILRSKIHHDPSRRDFSFLISPSPPLHLQILDLPATARAIASHPDANDPSVSDFHKIHEQEINSATWFDPNHPSYSDTDVMFATVYTMSDSQWAIFLRLHTATCDRAAAAALLRELLVLTATGGEIEGGGFEIGDNGEIGLGIEDLIPNGKANKSLWARGLDMLGYSLNSFRLANLEFKDANSERFSQMIRLKMNSHETQKLLAGCKLRGVKLCGALAAAGLLATRCSKDLPLHQKEKYAVVTLNDCRSLLDPPLTSHHLGFYHSAILNTHDISAEDTLWEVAKRCYFSYSNAKDNNKHFSDMSDLNFLMCKAIENPGLTPSSSMRTALISVFEDPIIDTSGPEQQNLGLHDYSGCASAHGVGPSIALFDMIRDGQLDCACVYPSPLFSRDQMNRIFDEMKKILVNNAMEVVEG; this comes from the exons ATGTCGGATCAATCTCCTCCTCCCGCCGGCGAGTCTAAGTCCCGTCCCGTCGGTGGCACCGAACACAGCTGGTGTCGCGCCGTCCCCGGCGGCACCGGCACCACCGTCCTCGGCCTACTCCTCTCAAAACCTCCCGATATTCCCCATCTCCAATCCTCCCTCCACACTCTCCAAAACCTCCACCCAATCCTCCGCTCCAAAATCCACCACGATCCTTCTCGACGAGATTTCTCCTTCCTCATTTCTCCTTCTCCGCCGCTCCACCTCCAGATCCTCGACCTCCCCGCCACCGCACGCGCTATCGCCTCTCATCCCGATGCCAACGATCCTTCCGTCTCCGATTTCCACAAGATCCACGAGCAAGAAATCAACAGCGCCACGTGGTTCGATCCAAACCATCCGTCGTATTCCGACACTGACGTGATGTTCGCTACCGTCTACACTATGAGCGACAGCCAATGGGCGATATTCCTCCGCCTCCACACGGCGACATGCGATCGTGCCGCGGCGGCGGCACTGTTAAGAGAACTGCTCGTACTAACGGCGACCGGAGGAGAAATAGAAGGCGGAGGATTTGAAATTGGGGATAATGGTGAGATTGGATTAGGGATTGAAGATCTAATCCCTAATGGTAAAGCGAATAAATCTCTGTGGGCGCGTGGATTAGACATGCTTGGTTACTCATTGAATTCGTTCCGATTAGCGAATTTGGAATTCAAAGACGCTAATTCTGAGAGATTTTCTCAAATGATTAGGTTGAAGATGAACTCCCATGAGACTCAGAAACTTCTCGCT GGCTGCAAATTGAGAGGCGTTAAGTTGTGTGGAGCTCTAGCAGCTGCTGGATTGCTTGCTACTCGTTGTTCTAAGGACCTTCCTCTTCACCAGAAGGAGAAATATGCTGTTGTTACCCTCAACGATTGTCGTTCCCTCCTTGATCCTCCCCTTACAAGCCACCATTTAG GATTCTATCACTCTGCCATCCTCAACACACATGACATATCAGCTGAAGATACACTATGGGAAGTGGCAAAACGATGCTATTTTTCCTACTCAAACGCCAAAGACAACAACAAGCATTTTTCAGACATGTCTGACTTGAACTTCCTCATGTGCAAAGCAATTGAAAATCCCGGCCTCACTCCATCTTCATCCATGAGAACCGCCCTCATCTCGGTCTTCGAAGACCCCATCATCGACACTTCCGGTCCCGAGCAGCAGAACCTCGGCCTACACGACTACAGTGGCTGTGCCTCTGCACATGGTGTCGGGCCATCGATCGCCTTATTTGATATGATTCGTGACGGTCAGTTGGATTGTGCTTGTGTGTATCCGTCGCCTTTGTTTTCCCGAGATCAAATGAACCGAATTTTCGATGAgatgaagaaaattttggtgAATAATGCTATGGAAGTAGTTGAAGGCTAA